A genomic region of Paramormyrops kingsleyae isolate MSU_618 chromosome 19, PKINGS_0.4, whole genome shotgun sequence contains the following coding sequences:
- the LOC140581198 gene encoding trace amine-associated receptor 13c-like, with protein sequence MNISLELETYQYCYPAANGTCVKSSYSGFARFALYVFFVSGMTMTIMGNLVVIISIAHFKQLHTPTNMLVMSLALADLLLGAVVMPFSMIRSVEGCWYFGDTFCSLHSTFDLFLTCLSIFHLISIAVDRYQAVCNPLRYHDTVTVPVAWLMVALSWAAAASYSCGLLYSKANVTGLDKYITSINCLGSCILLFNALWSTLDSLIGFFLPCSVMIGLYAKIFIVARQHIRQLGNARQQPCITEGHGNRKTHSSEQKAAKTLGIVVGAFILCWMPFFVNSILDPYIDFATPPVLFEGFVWLGYFNSTLNPIIYGLFYPWFQKSLKLIISLKIFSTHSSDTKVFPEN encoded by the coding sequence atgaacatttcaCTAGAGCTGGAAACATACCAGTACTGCTATCCAGCAGCTAATGGAACGTGTGTTAAAAGTAGCTACTCTGGATTTGCCAGGTTTGCCTTGTACGTGTTTTTTGTGTCGGGGATGaccatgaccatcatggggAACCTGGTGGTCATCATCTCCATCGCGCACTTCAAGCAGCTGCACACACCGACCAACATGCTGGTGATGTCACTGGCCCTGGCCGACCTGCTTCTGGGGGCCGTCGTGATGCCCTTCAGCATGATCAGATCAGTGGAGGGCTGCTGGTACTTTGGAGATACCTTCTGCTCATTACACTCCACTTTCGACTTGTTCCTCACGTGTCTGTCAATCTTTCACCTGATTTCCATTGCAGTTGATCGATACCAGGCAGTTTGCAATCCTCTGCGGTACCATGACACAGTGACCGTTCCTGTGGCTTGGCTGATGGTAGCATTGAGCTGGGCTGCAGCTGCTTCTTACTCCTGTGGTCTCCTTTATTCTAAGGCTAATGTGACAGGCCTAGATAAATACATCACTTCCATAAATTGCTTGGGAAGCTGCATCCTTCTGTTCAATGCACTGTGGAGTACCCTAGACTCTCTGATTGGATTTTTCCTACCATGTTCGGTAATGATTGGTCTTTATGCTAAAATATTTATTGTAGCCAGACAACATATCAGGCAGCTTGGAAATGCGAGGCAGCAGCCATGTATAACAGAGGGACATGGCAACAGGAAAACTCACAGCTCGGAGCAAAAGGCTGCAAAGACCCTTGGCATTGTTGTAGGCGCCTTCATACTCTGCTGGATGCCTTTCTTTGTCAACTCTATACTCGACCCCTATATTGACTTTGCAACTCCTCCTGTTCTTTTTGAGGGGTTTGTCTGGCTGGGTtattttaattccactttaaaTCCTATAATCTATGGACTGTTTTACCCGTGGTTTCAAAAGTCATTGAAACTCATTATATCTTTAAAGATTTTTTCAACACATTCCTCAGATACAAAGGTTTTTCCAGAAAATTGA
- the LOC111836099 gene encoding trace amine-associated receptor 13c-like yields the protein MNISLELETYQYCYPAANGTCVKSSYSGFARFALYVFFASGMTVTIMGNLVVIISIVHFKQLHTPTNMLVMSLALADLLLGAVVMPFSMIRSVEGCWYFGDSFCSLHSTFDLFLSCVSVFHLISIAVDRYQAVCNPLRYHNTVTIAVAWLMVALSWAAAASYSCGLLYSKGSVTGLDGYITSINCLGSCILLFNVLWSTLNTLIGFFLPCSIIVGLYAKIFLVARQHVRQLGGMNQQPCFKQENGKRKTHSSERKAAKTLGIVVGAFILCWVPFFITSILDPYTDFATPVLYEGFIWLGYFNSTLNPIIYGLFYPWFQKSLKLIISLKIFAAHSSNTNVFPES from the coding sequence ATGAACATTTCGCTAGAGCTGGAAACATACCAGTACTGCTATCCAGCAGCTAATGGAACGTGTGTTAAAAGTAGCTACTCTGGATTTGCCAGGTTTGCCTTGTACgtgttttttgcgtcagggatGACCGTGACCATCATGGGGAACCTGGTGGTCATCATCTCCATCGTGCACTTCAAGCAGCTGCACACACCGACCAACATGCTGGTGATGTCACTGGCCCTGGCCGACCTGCTTCTGGGGGCCGTCGTGATGCCCTTCAGCATGATCAGATCAGTGGAGGGCTGCTGGTACTTTGGAGATTCTTTCTGCTCATTACACTCCACTTTCGACTTGTTCCTCTCATGTGTTTCAGTCTTTCACCTGATTTCCATTGCAGTTGATCGATACCAGGCAGTTTGCAATCCTCTGCGGTACCATAACACAGTGACCATTGCTGTGGCTTGGCTGATGGTAGCGTTGAGCTGGGCTGCAGCTGCTTCTTACTCCTGTGGTCTCCTTTACTCTAAGGGCAGTGTGACAGGCCTAGATGGATACATCACTTCCATAAATTGCTTGGGGAGCTGCATCCTTCTATTTAATGTTTTATGGAGCACCCTAAACACTCTGATTGGATTTTTCCTGCCATGTTCAATAATCGTTGGCCTTTATGCTAAAATATTTCTGGTAGCCAGACAACATGTCAGACAGCTTGGAGGTATGAATCAGCAGCCATGTTTTAAACAAGAAAATGGAAAGAGGAAAACTCACAGCTCAGAGCGAAAGGCTGCAAAGACCCTTGGCATTGTTGTAGGCGCCTTCATACTCTGCTGGGTGCCTTTCTTTATCACCTCTATACTCGACCCCTATACTGACTTTGCAACTCCTGTTCTTTATGAAGGTTTTATCTGGCTGGGGTATTTTAATTCTACTTTAAATCCAATAATCTATGGACTGTTTTACCCGTGGTTTCAAAAGTCATTGAAACTCATTATATCTTTAAAGATTTTTGCTGCGCATTCCTCAAATACAAATGTTTTTCCTGAAAGTTGA
- the LOC140581200 gene encoding trace amine-associated receptor 13c-like, with the protein MNISLELETYQYCYPAANGTCVKSSYSGFARFALYVFFALGMTVTITGNLVVIISIAHFKQLHTPTNMLVMSLALADLLLGAVVMPFSMIRSVEGCWYFGDSFCSLHSTFDLFLTSVSIFHLISIAVDRYQAVCNPLRYHDTVTIPVAWLMVGLSWAAAASYSYGLLYSKTNVMGLEYITSINCLGSCILLFNALWSTLDSLIGFFLPCSVMIGLYAKIFLVARQHIRQLGNARQQPCITEGHGNKKTHSSERKAAKTLGIVVGAFILCWMPFFVNSILDPYIDFATPPVLFEGFVWLGYFNSTLNPIIYGLFYPWFQKSLKLIISLKIFSTHSSDTKVFPEN; encoded by the coding sequence ATGAACATTTCGCTAGAGTTGGAAACATACCAGTACTGCTATCCAGCAGCTAATGGAACGTGTGTTAAAAGTAGCTACTCTGGATTTGCCAGGTTTGCTTTGTACGTGTTTTTTGCGTTGGGGATGACCGTGACCATCACGGGGAACCTGGTGGTCATCATCTCCATCGCGCACTTCAAGCAGCTGCACACACCGACCAACATGCTGGTGATGTCACTGGCCCTGGCTGACCTGCTTCTGGGGGCCGTCGTGATGCCCTTCAGCATGATCAGATCAGTGGAGGGCTGCTGGTACTTTGGAGATTCTTTCTGCTCGTTACACTCCACTTTTGACTTGTTCCTCACGTCCGTGTCAATATTTCACCTGATTTCCATTGCGGTTGATCGATACCAGGCAGTTTGCAATCCTCTGCGGTACCATGACACAGTGACCATTCCTGTGGCTTGGCTGATGGTAGGGTTGAGCTGGGCTGCAGCTGCTTCTTACTCCTACGGTCTCCTTTATTCTAAGACTAATGTAATGGGACTAGAATACATCACTTCCATAAATTGCTTGGGGAGCTGCATCCTTCTGTTCAATGCACTGTGGAGTACCCTAGACTCTCTGATTGGATTTTTCCTACCATGTTCGGTAATGATTGGCCTTTATGCTAAAATATTTCTTGTAGCCAGACAGCATATCAGGCAGCTTGGAAATGCGAGGCAGCAGCCATGTATAACAGAGGGACATGGCAATAAGAAAACTCACAGCTCAGAGCGAAAGGCTGCAAAGACCCTTGGCATTGTTGTAGGCGCCTTCATACTCTGCTGGATGCCTTTCTTTGTCAACTCTATACTCGACCCCTATATTGACTTTGCAACTCCTCCTGTTCTTTTTGAGGGGTTTGTCTGGCTGGGTtattttaattccactttaaaTCCTATAATCTATGGATTGTTTTACCCGTGGTTTCAAAAGTCATTGAAACTCATTATATCTTTAAAGATTTTTTCAACACATTCCTCAGATACAAAGGTTTTTCCAGAAAATTGA
- the LOC140580982 gene encoding trace amine-associated receptor 13c-like, protein MNISLELETYQYCYPAANGTCVKSSYSGFARFALYVFFALGMTVTITGNLVVIISIAHFKQLHTPTNMLVMSLALADLLLGAVVMPFSMIRSVEGCWYFGDSFCSLHSTFDMFLSCASVFHLISIAVDRYQAVCNPLRYHDTVTIPVAWLMVALSWAAAASYSYGLLYSKANVMGLDEYITSINCLGSCILLFNAQWSTPNTVIGFFLPCSVIIGLYAKIFLVARQHVRQLGGTSQQPRFKQNNGKRKTHSSERKAAKTLGIVVGAFIICWMPLLVSTALDPYTDFATPPVLYEGFVWLGYFNSTLNPIIYALFYPWFRKSLKVIISLRIFSAHSSHTNVFSES, encoded by the coding sequence ATGAACATTTCGCTAGAGCTGGAAACATACCAGTACTGCTATCCAGCAGCTAATGGAACGTGTGTTAAAAGTAGCTACTCTGGATTTGCCAGGTTTGCCTTGTACGTGTTTTTTGCGTTGGGGATGACCGTGACCATCACGGGGAACCTGGTGGTCATCATCTCCATCGCGCACTTCAAGCAGCTGCACACACCGACCAACATGCTGGTGATGTCACTGGCCCTGGCTGACCTGCTTCTGGGGGCCGTCGTGATGCCCTTCAGCATGATCAGATCAGTGGAGGGCTGCTGGTACTTTGGAGATTCTTTCTGCTCATTACACTCCACTTTTGACATGTTCCTTTCATGTGCTTCAGTCTTTCACCTGATTTCCATCGCGGTCGATCGATACCAGGCAGTTTGCAATCCTCTGCGGTACCATGACACAGTGACCATTCCTGTGGCTTGGCTGATGGTAGCGTTGAGCTGGGCTGCAGCTGCTTCTTACTCCTACGGTCTCCTTTACTCTAAGGCTAATGTGATGGGCCTAGATGAATACATCACTTCCATAAATTGCTTGGGGAGCTGCATCCTTCTGTTCAACGCACAGTGGAGCACCCCAAACACTGTGATTGGATTTTTCCTGCCATGTTCGGTAATTATTGGCCTTTATGCTAAAATATTTCTGGTAGCCAGACAACATGTCAGACAGCTTGGAGGTACGAGTCAGCAGCCAcgttttaaacaaaataatggGAAGAGGAAAACTCACAGCTCAGAGCGAAAGGCTGCAAAGACCCTTGGCATTGTTGTAGGCGCCTTCATAATCTGCTGGATGCCTTTACTTGTCAGCACTGCACTTGATCCCTATACTGACTTTGCAACTCCTCCTGTTCTTTATGAAGGTTTTGTCTGGTTGGGTtattttaattccactttaaaTCCTATTATCTATGCACTGTTTTACCCGTGGTTTCGAAAGTCGTTGAAAGTCATCATATCTTTAAGAATTTTTTCAGCACATTCCTCACATACAAATGTGTTTTCTGAAAGTTGA